A part of Neodiprion pinetum isolate iyNeoPine1 chromosome 4, iyNeoPine1.2, whole genome shotgun sequence genomic DNA contains:
- the LOC124216538 gene encoding mucin-2, translating to MNLQLVMLLTVLGVFGELSAQSATTAESTTSRTDSTELSTSATGNGATTESDSTITTTVQGFEAPTTSTTTTTTETGTSESATTITGSGQTESAESPTTTSVSETTTDFTTSETGSTVLSTTPSTSETTTETGTSESATTITGSVQTESAESPTTTSVSETTTDFTTTETGSTVLSTTPSTSETTTETGISESATTITGSVQTESAESPITTSVSETTTDFTTTETGSTVLSTTPSTSETTTETGTSESATTITGSGQTESAESPTTTSVSETTTDFTTTETGSTVLSTTPSTSETTTETGTSESATTITGSVQTESAESPTTTSVSETTTDFTTTETGSTVLSTTPSTSETTTETGISESATTITGSVQTESAESPITTSVSETTTDFTTTETGSTVLSTTPSTSETTTETGTSESATTITGSGQTESAESPTTTSVSETTTDFTTTETGSTVLSTTPSTSETTTETGTSESATTITGSVQTESAESPTTTSVSETTTDFTTTETGSTVLSTTPSTSETTTETGTSESATTITGSVQTESAESQTTTSVSETTTDFTTTETGSTVLSTTPSTSETTTETGTSESATTITGSVQTESAESQTTTSVSETTTDFTTTETGSTVLSTTPSTSETTTETGTSESATTITGSVQTESAESPITTSVSETTTDFTTTETGSTVLSTTPSTSETTTETGTSESATTITGSVQTESAESPTTTSVSETTTDFTTTETGSTVLSTTPSTSETTTETGISESATTITGSVQTESAESPITTSVSETTTDFTTSETGSTVLSTTPSTSETTTETGTSESATTITGSVQTESAESQTTTSVSETTTDFTTTETGSTVPSTTPSTSETTTETGTSESATTITGSVQTESAESPTTTSVSETTTDFTTSETGSTVLSTTPSTSETTTETGTSESATTITGSVQTESAESPITTSVSETTTDFTTTETGSTVLSTTPSTSETTTETGTSESATTITGSVQTESAESPTTTSVSETTTDFTTTETGSTVLSTTPSTSETTTETGTSESATTITGSVQTESAESPTTTSVSETTTDFTTTETGSTVLSTTPSTSETTTETGTSESATTITGSVQTESAESPTTTSVSETTTDFTTTETGSTVLSTTPSTSETTTETGTSESATTITGSVQTESAESPTTTSVSETTTDFTTTETGSTVLSTTPSTSETTTETGTSESATTITGSVQTESAESQTTTSVSETTTDFTTTETGSTVLSTTPSTSETTTETGTSESATTITGSVQTESAESPTTTSVSETTTDFTTTETGSTVLSTTPSTSETTTETGTSESATTITDSVQTESAESPTTTSVSETTTDFTTTETGSTVLSTTPSTSETTTETGTSESATTITGSVQTESAESPTTTSVSETTTDFTTTETGSTVLSTTPSTSETTTETGTSESATTITGSVQTESAESPTTTSVSETTTDFTTTETGSTVLSTTPSTSETTTETGTSESATTITGSVQTESTESPTTTSVSETTTVSTTTEVGTTILPTTVLEVETTTDSITTETYTSILSTTIAENETTTELTTTEVTSTESMTTAVEYKTTTDSTTSVTQSADTATTISAQGTTNSAAIILSDFDWVVTDSSTNETCILASMDITLTVTYTTTDGETSSGIMMIPTTATASGSCNESDQYLTLTWSETTAGSITLWFTNDGTASTVDSIEAVVYLNDTTFPSAEESAVTAEGNSGLSLFRTTLGVGKYVCSTPQTAELSSEIIATFNNVKLIAFNTDTDVSGRTEENCLVSAGVNVGVIVGGGIGAGIAIVILGVGIWYSQREVIPRSDLP from the exons ATGAATCTGCAACTCGTCATGCTTCTGACTGTCCTAGGAGTTTTTGGAG aacTGTCGGCTCAATCTGCGACCACTGCAGAATCTACGACATCTCGAACAGATTCCACTGAGCTATCGACTTCTGCAACGGGGAATGGAGCAACAACTGAATCGGATTCAACTATTACAACGACTGTACAGGGATTTGAGGCACCTACTACTTCAACAACCACAACAACCACTGAAACGGGTACAAGCGAATCGGCAACAACTATAACAGGCAGTGGCCAAACAGAATCAGCTGAATCACCGACAACTACATCAGTGAGCGAAACAACTACTGATTTTACAACAAGTGAAACGGGTTCAACTGTTTTATCAACAACTCCATCAACGAGTGAAACAACCACTGAAACGGGTACAAGCGAATCGGCAACAACTATAACAGGCAGTGTCCAAACAGAATCAGCTGAATCACCGACAACTACATCAGTGAGCGAAACAACTACTGATTTTACAACAACTGAAACGGGTTCAACTGTTTTATCAACAACTCCATCAACGAGTGAAACAACCACTGAAACGGGTATAAGCGAATCGGCAACAACTATAACAGGCAGTGTCCAAACAGAATCAGCTGAATCACCGATAACTACATCAGTGAGCGAAACAACTACTGATTTTACAACAACTGAAACGGGTTCAACTGTTTTATCAACAACTCCATCAACGAGTGAAACAACCACTGAAACGGGTACAAGCGAATCGGCAACAACTATAACAGGCAGTGGCCAAACAGAATCAGCTGAATCACCGACAACTACATCAGTGAGCGAAACAACTACTGATTTTACAACAACTGAAACGGGTTCAACTGTTTTATCAACAACTCCATCAACGAGTGAAACAACCACTGAAACGGGTACAAGCGAATCGGCAACAACTATAACAGGCAGTGTCCAAACAGAATCAGCTGAATCACCGACAACTACATCAGTGAGCGAAACAACTACTGATTTTACAACAACTGAAACGGGTTCAACTGTTTTATCAACAACTCCATCAACGAGTGAAACAACCACTGAAACGGGTATAAGCGAATCGGCAACAACTATAACAGGCAGTGTCCAAACAGAATCAGCTGAATCACCGATAACTACATCAGTGAGCGAAACAACTACTGATTTTACAACAACTGAAACGGGTTCAACTGTTTTATCAACAACTCCATCAACGAGTGAAACAACCACTGAAACGGGTACAAGCGAATCGGCAACAACTATAACAGGCAGTGGCCAAACAGAATCAGCTGAATCACCGACAACTACATCAGTGAGCGAAACAACTACTGATTTTACAACAACTGAAACGGGTTCAACTGTTTTATCAACAACTCCATCAACGAGTGAAACAACCACTGAAACGGGTACAAGCGAATCGGCAACAACTATAACAGGCAGTGTCCAAACAGAATCAGCTGAATCACCGACAACTACATCAGTGAGCGAAACAACTACTGATTTTACAACAACTGAAACGGGTTCAACTGTTTTATCAACAACTCCATCAACGAGTGAAACAACCACTGAAACGGGTACAAGCGAATCGGCAACAACTATAACAGGCAGTGTCCAAACAGAATCAGCTGAATCACAGACAACTACATCAGTGAGCGAAACAACTACTGATTTTACAACAACTGAAACGGGTTCAACTGTTTTATCAACAACTCCATCAACGAGTGAAACAACCACTGAAACGGGTACAAGCGAATCGGCAACAACTATAACAGGCAGTGTCCAAACAGAATCAGCTGAATCACAGACAACTACATCAGTGAGCGAAACAACTACTGATTTTACAACAACTGAAACGGGTTCAACTGTTTTATCAACAACTCCATCAACGAGTGAAACAACCACTGAAACGGGTACAAGCGAATCGGCAACAACTATAACAGGCAGTGTCCAAACAGAATCAGCTGAATCACCGATAACTACATCAGTGAGCGAAACAACTACTGATTTTACAACAACTGAAACGGGTTCAACTGTTTTATCAACAACTCCATCAACGAGTGAAACAACCACTGAAACGGGTACAAGCGAATCGGCAACAACTATAACAGGCAGTGTCCAAACAGAATCAGCTGAATCACCGACAACTACATCAGTGAGCGAAACAACTACTGATTTTACAACAACTGAAACGGGTTCAACTGTTTTATCAACAACTCCATCAACGAGTGAAACAACCACTGAAACGGGTATAAGCGAATCGGCAACAACTATAACAGGCAGTGTCCAAACAGAATCAGCTGAATCACCGATAACTACATCAGTGAGCGAAACAACTACTGATTTTACAACAAGTGAAACGGGTTCAACTGTTTTATCAACAACTCCATCAACGAGTGAAACAACCACTGAAACGGGTACAAGCGAATCGGCAACAACTATAACAGGCAGTGTCCAAACAGAATCAGCTGAATCACAGACAACTACATCAGTGAGCGAAACAACTACTGATTTTACAACAACTGAAACGGGTTCAACTGTTCCATCAACAACTCCATCAACTAGTGAAACAACCACTGAAACGGGTACAAGCGAATCGGCAACAACTATAACAGGCAGTGTCCAAACAGAATCAGCTGAATCACCGACAACTACATCAGTGAGCGAAACAACTACTGATTTTACAACAAGTGAAACGGGTTCAACTGTTTTATCAACAACTCCATCAACGAGTGAAACAACCACTGAAACGGGTACAAGCGAATCGGCAACAACTATAACAGGCAGTGTCCAAACAGAATCAGCTGAATCACCGATAACTACATCAGTGAGCGAAACAACTACTGATTTTACAACAACTGAAACGGGTTCAACTGTTTTATCAACAACTCCATCAACGAGTGAAACAACCACTGAAACGGGTACAAGCGAATCGGCAACAACTATAACAGGCAGTGTCCAAACAGAATCAGCTGAATCACCGACAACTACATCAGTGAGCGAAACAACTACTGATTTTACAACAACTGAAACGGGTTCAACTGTTTTATCAACAACTCCATCAACGAGTGAAACAACCACTGAAACGGGTACAAGCGAATCGGCAACAACTATAACAGGCAGTGTCCAAACAGAATCAGCTGAATCACCGACAACTACATCAGTGAGCGAAACAACTACTGATTTTACAACAACTGAAACGGGTTCAACTGTTTTATCAACAACTCCATCAACGAGTGAAACAACCACTGAAACGGGTACAAGCGAATCGGCAACAACTATAACAGGCAGTGTCCAAACAGAATCAGCTGAATCACCGACAACTACATCAGTGAGCGAAACAACTACTGATTTTACAACAACTGAAACGGGTTCAACTGTTTTATCAACAACTCCATCAACGAGTGAAACAACCACTGAAACGGGTACAAGCGAATCGGCAACAACTATAACAGGCAGTGTCCAAACAGAATCAGCTGAATCACCGACAACTACATCAGTGAGCGAAACAACTACTGATTTTACAACAACTGAAACGGGTTCAACTGTTTTATCAACAACTCCATCAACGAGTGAAACAACCACTGAAACGGGTACAAGCGAATCGGCAACAACTATAACAGGCAGTGTCCAAACAGAATCAGCTGAATCACAGACAACTACATCAGTGAGCGAAACAACTACTGATTTTACAACAACTGAAACGGGTTCAACTGTTTTATCAACAACTCCATCAACGAGTGAAACAACCACTGAAACGGGTACAAGCGAATCGGCAACAACTATAACAGGCAGTGTCCAAACAGAATCAGCTGAATCACCGACAACTACATCAGTGAGCGAAACAACTACTGATTTTACAACAACTGAAACGGGTTCAACTGTTTTATCAACAACTCCATCAACGAGTGAAACAACCACTGAAACGGGTACAAGCGAATCGGCAACAACTATAACAGACAGTGTCCAAACAGAATCAGCTGAATCACCGACAACTACATCAGTGAGCGAAACAACTACTGATTTTACGACAACTGAAACGGGTTCAACTGTTTTATCAACAACTCCATCAACGAGTGAAACAACCACTGAAACGGGTACAAGCGAATCGGCAACAACTATAACAGGCAGTGTCCAAACAGAATCAGCTGAATCACCGACAACTACATCAGTGAGCGAAACAACTACTGATTTTACAACAACTGAAACGGGTTCAACTGTTTTATCAACAACTCCATCAACGAGTGAAACAACCACTGAAACGGGTACAAGCGAATCGGCAACAACTATAACAGGCAGTGTCCAAACAGAATCAGCTGAATCACCGACAACTACATCAGTGAGCGAAACAACTACTGATTTTACAACAACTGAAACGGGTTCAACTGTTTTATCAACAACTCCATCAACGAGTGAAACAACCACTGAAACGGGTACAAGCGAATCGGCAACAACTATAACAGGCAGTGTCCAAACAGAATCAACTGAATCACCGACAACTACATCAGTGAGCGAAACAACTACTGTTTCTACGACAACTGAAGTGGGAACAACTATTTTACCGACAACTGTATTAGAGGTTGAAACAACGACTGATTCGATCACGACTGAAACGTATACATCTATTTTGTCAACGACAATAGCAGAGAATGAAACAACTACAGAGTTAACAACAACCGAAGTAACGTCTACCGAATCAATGACAACTGCAGTAGAATATAAAACGACTACTGATTCAACGACTAGTGTAACACAATCTGCCGATACGGCAACGACGATAAGTGCGCAAGGCACAACAAATTCGGCAGCAATAATTCTGTCTGATTTCGATTGGGTTGTCACAGATTCGTCGACGAATGAAACCTGCATCTTGGCGAGTATGGACATCACTTTGACGGTCACCTATACGACTACTGACGGAGAg ACTTCATCTGGTATCATGATGATTCCAACGACAGCAACGGCTTCCGGTAGCTGTAACGAATCTGATCAATACCTGACGTTAACCTGGTCAGAGACAACGGCGGGCAGTATAACACTCTGGTTCACAAATGACGGGACGGCGTCAACGGTGGACAGCATCGAGGCCGTGGTTTATCTGAACGATACGACGTTCCCCAGCGCTGaag AAAGCGCGGTAACTGCCGAAGGAAACTCCGGGCTGAGCCTCTTCCGAACAACCTTGGGAGTTGGAAAATACGTCTGCAGTACTCCCCAGACGGCGGAATTGAGCTCCGAAATAATCGCGACGTTCAATAACGTAAAATTAATTGCTTTCAACACAGATACCGACGTGTCCGGCCGAACAG AGGAGAACTGCCTCGTCTCAGCAGGTGTGAACGTGGGCGTCATCGTTGGCGGTGGAATTGGGGCTGGCATAGCAATCGTAATTCTCGGCGTTGGCATATGGTATTCGCAAAGAGAGGTCATACCCCGTTCAGATTTGCCCTGA